TCCGGAAGCGTTGGATATGAGTTTTATTTTTGAACATTACCACCCGGAGGATAAACCTTACATTCAATCGATTGTTAAATCTGTAGTTCATCAACTGATGGCTATTACCATACCTGAGTATTCAAATGTGCTCAACATGTCTTACCGTTTTAAAAAAGCAGACAACACATATGCGAATATCCTTAGCAATACCATTATCTATAAAACAGATGATAGGGATAAGGTACAGCAGGTTCTGATCAAGTACACGGATATCTCATTCACCTCAGAATCAGATGCCGTGGAATGGTCCGTGGACGAGACTTATATGAAAGAAGAACAGATCAAGGAGCGGGTTTACGGGCATCACATGATTTTTACGGAACGGGAAAAGGAAGTAATTCGACTGATATTTGAAGGTGCTTCAAATAATGATATATCGATTGATTTGCATATCAGTAAGCACACGGTTGCCACACATCGGAAAAACATTTTATTGAAATCGAATTGCCATGATACCAATCAGTTAAAGGAATTTTGTAAAAAGAAAGGAATTTGTTTTTAATTGGGAATTGAACTATGCTAAAAAGGGAAATTGAGAATTTGAATGATTTTTTAGAGAAGTTTTCAGGACGATACAAAGACAGTTTAAAACCTGAAAGAGACCTTGAGGTTCTGAAGACTGCAGGCTTGAGCCAGACAGAATGCATGTACATATTAGATTTTTCATTGAACAAAATGATTTTTAAGAAGGGATTTATGAGTTTTCTGGGCTATTCTGAAAGGTCCATAACTCTTGAATCTTACATAAAATGCATTCATCCTGAAGATGTGGATATGGTCAGTAAGATTGGAATGGCGACGATCATCCATACCAGTAGCCATCCCAATGAAAATCGAGATAATGTGCTTTACATTTCGTTCCGGATCAGAAAAAGCAATGGAGAATATGTGAAGGTCTTGAGTCAATCTTCGGTTTTTGAGGTTGATTCAGAGGGACATATGGTGAGCTCCCTGGTCAAAGTAAGCGACATCTCATTTATGGAGGACAATAATCTTGTTAAATACAATTTTGTTGCTCAGAATTTGGATGAAGAGGCTTTTAAAAAAGCGATTTACGGAGAAAATTATGATCTTTTTACCTCACGGGAACTGGATATCATCAATGAAATTGAGAAAGGAGCTACCACAGAGGAAATAGCCCAGATTCTGGAGATAAGTAAACATACGGTAGCCACCCACCGAAAAAAGATCTTAAAGAAGAGTGGTTGTCATTCTGCCGAAGAATTACTGCATTTTTGCAGGAAAAACGGGATTTTGTAGAAAAATAAAGTAATGTTGAGAATCAATCAAATCATTATTTCCACCACATACCCTTCCCAATTACGAACATTGAAAACGGTATTATCTTCAAAGATCAGGTATTGTCCTTTTACACCTTTCAAAACCCCGGAATAATTTGGAGTTTTATCTAAGTTCAGGCTTTTTATTTTTTCCGGATATTGATCGACGGGAAAAGTAATCTCGGTTTCTTTATTATTTTCAATAAAGTAGGGTTTAGCTTCTTCCGGAACGAATTCAAAAAGTTTATCGCGTTCAGTGGCCAGATCAACATCTTCAACTGAATTGGTCAGCATTTTTCGCCAGTTAGTTTTATCAGCGACGTGTTCTTTCAGTGCAACCTCCGTAATTCCCGCGAGGTACCGGTTTGGCACCTCTACGATCTCAATGGCTTCATGGGCTCCCTGATCGATCCAGCGGGTTGGAATCTGGGCCTTACGAGTTACACCCACTTTGACATTACTACTGTTCGCTAGATAAACTACGTGTGGCTGCAACTGCATTTTTTTTTCAAATTCCAAATCACGGTCCTCTTTTCCAAGGTGGGCGGTGCTCAATTCAGGCCTCATGATCCAGTCTCCGGCCTGAGGCTGCTTAAAAAAATCTTCATAACAAAAGCCTTGTCTAAAAATCTTTTTATCTTCTCCACATGCAAGGCATTGATATTTTACGAATTCAATGGACAGCGTTTTCCCGATCAGTTGATTCATATTCAGAAAATCCTCTCCCATATCTAAATAATAAGAAACTGGTGAAGTGTTTTCCGTGGCCATTTTTTTTAGAACTCCGGTATATTTCATTGCTGGTTAATTTTCTTGAGGTTCAAATTAGTAAATTTTGATTGTCTAATTAGTAAAATCAGGCAGGATTTTAATATTTCCTGTCTTAAATCGGATACAATCGAATCCATAAAAATCTACCTCGCCACCACCTTGATCGTGCTTTTCACTTGTGCCGCTATCTCTCGCGCTTTGGCTATATCCTCATTCACAATGGTTACATGGCCCATTTTTCTGAAGGGGCGGGTCTGTTTTTTCCCATAAATATGAGGTGTTACCCCGGGAATATGCAGGATATCCTCCATGCCCTGATAGACCACATCGCCAGAAAAGCCCTCGGCTCCAACCAAATTCACCATAATACCGGCCACTTTACTGTCTGTATCGCCCAAGGGCATATTCAAAATGGATCGCATATGCTGTTCAAACTGGCTCGTATACGAAGCCTCAATACTGTAATGCCCTGAGTTGTGGGTTCGCGGAGCAACTTCATTAACCAGAATCTGATCATCTTCGGTCTGAAACATTTCAACCGCCAGTAAGCCCACGATTCCAAACTGATCCGCCACGCGCAAGGCTATTTCCCGCGCTTTTTCAGCTACAGAGGCATCAATTCGAGCGGGGCAGATCACATATTCCACCTGATTGGCCGTGGGATGGAATTCCATTTCAACAACCGGATAGGTTTTGATCTCTCCGCTCTCATTACGAGAAACGATCACGGCCAATTCATTTTTAAAAGGAATCATTTCTTCCGCTATACAATCCACTTCGGGTAAACCGTCCAAATCCGCCTCTGAACGAATAACTTTAACTCCCGTTCCGTCATAACCAAATTGCGCAGACTTCCACACAAAAGGGAAGCTCGAAGCAACATCCGAGGCCCGCAACTCCTCAACAGAACCAAATCGCGAATAAGGCGCCGTAGGAATACCGTGCTCAGCAAAAAAATCTTTTTGACGGCCTTTATGCTGAATGATCTCAAGAATCCGGGGTTGTGGAAAGATTTTTAAGCCTTCCTGAGCCAGCTTTTTCAAAGCCTCAATATTGACGTGTTCGATCTCAATGGTCAGCACATCGACCTTTTTGCCAAATTCATAAACCGTATCAAAATCCATCAGGCTTCCATGATGAAATTCATTACAAATTTGTGCACAGGGTGCATTTTTATCTCCGTCAAGAATTACGGTAAAGATGTCATATTTCTGTGTTTCCGAAAGTAACATACGGCCTAACTGGCCTCCTCCAAGGACCCCGAGCCTAAAGTCTGATGAAAAGTAATTTTTCACTTGATTTATACAATATTAAAAGTTGGTAATTTGAAGCGTATTGGGCCCTGTAGTAATAACTCTGTATCTCCTTGCCGAAAAATTCACTCCCTCGGTCATAGGTGCCCCGTCCAGAATACTGAATTCGCTGTCATCACAGGCACACTTCATGATAATACCGCTCTTAACGGTCATAGTTGAGCAGGGTTTTGGACTCAAATGGGGCGCACTGCGTTCCCAGGCCACAAAGGTGTTAATACCGTAATGATACACAATAATTCCGCTTATACCACCTTGTGAATAGGCCCAACCTCCAACCACCTGAAGGTCGATAAATTCAGGATTGTTCAAAAAAATAGTTTGATTTACGGGAATGTCCGGAAGCAAATCCTCAAATTCATTGTTCTCATTATCACATGAATAAAACAATACAAAAAAAAGTAATATCCAAAGTTTTTTCACCTTTCCAAATTTTGGCGCAAGTTACAAATATTTTGGCTTGTATGGCAGGGATTTATAAGGTTCAAAAGAGGGGGTCTTTTAAATATTTGCCTCGGATTTTCGTTTATAAAATAGAATTTGGTACATTTGTATCTAGATCTCATTCCAAATTCTTTGGTTTCGAGATTTTTTGTCTTTATATATCAAGGAACAATCCAAGGATTTTAATATAAAATTGTTTAAAAATGAGTGATGTAGCCTACTATTCAGCCGAGGGGTTGAAAAAACTGAGAGATGAGCTTGAGCAATTGGAACATGTTGAACGACCAAGAGTAACCAAGGAAATTGCTGATGCACGAGATAAAGGGGATTTGAGTGAAAATGCTGAATACCATGCTGCCAAAGAGGAGCAGTCTTTGCTTGAATATAAAATTGCTCAATTAAAAGATACCTTGTCCAAGGCGAGGCTAATCGACGAATCCTTGCTTGATACTTCAAAAGTATTGGCTTTATCAAAGGTGAAGATCAAGAATATTGAAAACAATATGGAATTTGAGTACACTTTGGTTGCTGATGCAGTGTCGGATCTTTCACAGGGAAAGCTCTCCGTAGGATCTCCAATAGGGAAAGGACTTTTGGGAAAAGAAGTAGGGGATGTTGCTGAGATTCAGGTGCCAAGTGGTATTATGAAATTTGAAATTCTGAGTATTTCAAGATAGTTTCGGCTTTCAGTCGAAATATCAGTTAATATTGGAGTCAATAAAGGCTTCAATAATAGACTGCAAATTGGACATCAGGTCAAATTTTCTCATAAAAAACGTATCTTAGATACGATTAATAATCAAACCTAAGCTATGAGTACCCTATTCACCAAGATCATTAATGGAGAGATCCCGAGCTATAAAGTGGCGGAGAATGATCATTATTTCGCCTTTTTAGACATTAACCCTAATTCCAAGGGACATACCCTTGTGGTGCCCAAAAAAGAGGATGATAAAATATTTGATCTGAACGAAGATGAATATTTACAGTTGATGCGTTTTTCTTACAAAGTTGCAAAAGCCATTGAACGGGCAGTTCCTTGCGAACGCGTGGGAATGACTGTTATCGGCTTGGAAGTTCCACATGTACATGTACACCTGATTCCATTGCATACTATGGCAGACGCTAATTTTTCAAAGAAAGAGGAACTGACCCGTGAATTATTTCAGGAGATTGCCTATGAGATTTCCCGAAACTTCAAAGAGTAGTTTTCAATTTATTTATTTTGATTTCATCATTTTAAAAGTGAACCATCCCAGCATGGCTATGATCACAATCATCACAGCCCAAAGCCAAAGTTTATTCTTGAGAAATGGTTCTTTAGGAGCAGGGATTATTTTTTCGATCTTTTGTTCTGCTCCAAGTGTCAAAGGTTTCAGTTCTGTCGGAATTTTAGCTTTAAAATACTGAAGGTCATAACTTGGTTTTTGAGCTTTTTCAGATCCGTAAAACAGATAATATTTAGCCAGCTCATCAAACCTTGCAATGATTTCATAGGAGAATCCGCCCACTTCGAATTTCTCGATGTTTAAGGGCTGATTGTCGCGATTATAGATTTTAACCCGTAACTTCTTCAAAAGTGTGCTTTTAAAATCATATCGAGAATCTTCAAAGGAGCTTAGAGTCCCGTTTAAAAGCGTTCTGTAACGGTATCTCCAACCTTTTTCTGTTTTGGTGCTGTCAGATAGGTATTCTATGCTAACAGGGCGGTAAAAATCATAGTTGGCATCCAAAGAAATTGTCATTGAACTGACCGGGACCTGATCTGTCATTTGGATCTCATAAACACTAGTATTCAATTCCGTATTTTCAGAAGAATCAAGGGATGCAATTTTATAGGCGCGATAATTCCCTTTGTTTTCCTGAATTGAACTTATTTTGGCAGAAAGAAATTTAGGGTCTTTGACCTTTTTAACCAATATTCTGAAATATTTATAGCGGGCGGTAGCAAAATTAATATCAGTGAACTGATAGTCAGTATCTTGATTCTTAATGGAAAGGATTCTGTAATCATCTTCAATTGTAAACCAGTTCAATTGATCCTGACTTGCTTCCAGCTTTAAGCGCCAGTCAAAGTTCTTTTCATCGAAATTCAGTTTAATCCGATTAATGTCTCCATCCTTTGGGATTTCCAGGGTAACATAATATCCTTTTTTAGTATAAGAAGAATTGATGACGTTAAAGGGAATATCAAGTAGAATCGTTTTATCCTGTAAATGATTGAGAAAATAAGGAACCTCAACGGAATCTTTTTTTCGGGTAATTCCAATGATACGAAGTTCATTAAATCCGTGGTAAAGGTTATTCATCGTTTCAATGGGCAATTCTATACGATGCCATTGATCTTTTATCCCGGTGATCTCTCTTTTGTAATCGAATTCATTATTTTGACCGAAAGCCTTCAGGCACAACAAAAAAACAAAGATGATCAGAAATTTAACCCTCACTATCACTTTCATCAGAAATTACGGTTTTAAATTTATTATATAAGAATGAGATAATTAAGAGTAGGACCCCAAGAGCCAGGAATAGTATCGTTTTTGATAAGGTATTCAGCTGGCTAACATCGTATAGGAATAGTTTTATTAGGGTTACTCCAAATAACACGATGGCGCCTATTCTAAGGTGTTTTTTATGTTTCCAGATACCGATGGAGATCATGATCAGCGAAAAGATTCCCCATAAAATACTCAAGCCGAGTTTATAAGATTCTGAATTCCCCGCCAGTGCCATCAGATTCAACAACTCACTGCTTACCACCCATAAGACGGTGAAATAGAGAAATAGCTCTGGCAGGGGTTTGTTTTTGATATTCATGAATTCCTGAAGAATGTATTTGTAACTCGCGAAAAGTATAATCGCTAAAAAAGTCAAAGACAAATACCTGATCAGGATATTGAATTGCCCGATTTCATAAAAGGAAGATAATTCCCGATTGAGGTAACTATCGCGTAATTCACTCAAGACATACAATCCCTGTACTAAAAAGACAAATATAACTGCAACATTAAGCAGTAAGTTTATCGTTCCCAGATCCTTATTTCGGAACTTCTTCATATTCAAAAAGGAAAGAATAGTCAGAAAAACCAGAGAAAAA
This DNA window, taken from Lutimonas zeaxanthinifaciens, encodes the following:
- a CDS encoding 5-(carboxyamino)imidazole ribonucleotide synthase; amino-acid sequence: MKNYFSSDFRLGVLGGGQLGRMLLSETQKYDIFTVILDGDKNAPCAQICNEFHHGSLMDFDTVYEFGKKVDVLTIEIEHVNIEALKKLAQEGLKIFPQPRILEIIQHKGRQKDFFAEHGIPTAPYSRFGSVEELRASDVASSFPFVWKSAQFGYDGTGVKVIRSEADLDGLPEVDCIAEEMIPFKNELAVIVSRNESGEIKTYPVVEMEFHPTANQVEYVICPARIDASVAEKAREIALRVADQFGIVGLLAVEMFQTEDDQILVNEVAPRTHNSGHYSIEASYTSQFEQHMRSILNMPLGDTDSKVAGIMVNLVGAEGFSGDVVYQGMEDILHIPGVTPHIYGKKQTRPFRKMGHVTIVNEDIAKAREIAAQVKSTIKVVAR
- a CDS encoding DUF3999 family protein — encoded protein: MKVIVRVKFLIIFVFLLCLKAFGQNNEFDYKREITGIKDQWHRIELPIETMNNLYHGFNELRIIGITRKKDSVEVPYFLNHLQDKTILLDIPFNVINSSYTKKGYYVTLEIPKDGDINRIKLNFDEKNFDWRLKLEASQDQLNWFTIEDDYRILSIKNQDTDYQFTDINFATARYKYFRILVKKVKDPKFLSAKISSIQENKGNYRAYKIASLDSSENTELNTSVYEIQMTDQVPVSSMTISLDANYDFYRPVSIEYLSDSTKTEKGWRYRYRTLLNGTLSSFEDSRYDFKSTLLKKLRVKIYNRDNQPLNIEKFEVGGFSYEIIARFDELAKYYLFYGSEKAQKPSYDLQYFKAKIPTELKPLTLGAEQKIEKIIPAPKEPFLKNKLWLWAVMIVIIAMLGWFTFKMMKSK
- a CDS encoding LuxR C-terminal-related transcriptional regulator, encoding MLKREIENLNDFLEKFSGRYKDSLKPERDLEVLKTAGLSQTECMYILDFSLNKMIFKKGFMSFLGYSERSITLESYIKCIHPEDVDMVSKIGMATIIHTSSHPNENRDNVLYISFRIRKSNGEYVKVLSQSSVFEVDSEGHMVSSLVKVSDISFMEDNNLVKYNFVAQNLDEEAFKKAIYGENYDLFTSRELDIINEIEKGATTEEIAQILEISKHTVATHRKKILKKSGCHSAEELLHFCRKNGIL
- the greA gene encoding transcription elongation factor GreA, whose amino-acid sequence is MSDVAYYSAEGLKKLRDELEQLEHVERPRVTKEIADARDKGDLSENAEYHAAKEEQSLLEYKIAQLKDTLSKARLIDESLLDTSKVLALSKVKIKNIENNMEFEYTLVADAVSDLSQGKLSVGSPIGKGLLGKEVGDVAEIQVPSGIMKFEILSISR
- a CDS encoding response regulator transcription factor produces the protein MPPNSEDLMSYLIEVKNSYSEKDQTLPDFESFDKLPLNDLECMYTFDFSANKIRYHQGFDTVFGHHPEALDMSFIFEHYHPEDKPYIQSIVKSVVHQLMAITIPEYSNVLNMSYRFKKADNTYANILSNTIIYKTDDRDKVQQVLIKYTDISFTSESDAVEWSVDETYMKEEQIKERVYGHHMIFTEREKEVIRLIFEGASNNDISIDLHISKHTVATHRKNILLKSNCHDTNQLKEFCKKKGICF
- a CDS encoding DUF2797 domain-containing protein: MKYTGVLKKMATENTSPVSYYLDMGEDFLNMNQLIGKTLSIEFVKYQCLACGEDKKIFRQGFCYEDFFKQPQAGDWIMRPELSTAHLGKEDRDLEFEKKMQLQPHVVYLANSSNVKVGVTRKAQIPTRWIDQGAHEAIEIVEVPNRYLAGITEVALKEHVADKTNWRKMLTNSVEDVDLATERDKLFEFVPEEAKPYFIENNKETEITFPVDQYPEKIKSLNLDKTPNYSGVLKGVKGQYLIFEDNTVFNVRNWEGYVVEIMI
- a CDS encoding HIT family protein → MSTLFTKIINGEIPSYKVAENDHYFAFLDINPNSKGHTLVVPKKEDDKIFDLNEDEYLQLMRFSYKVAKAIERAVPCERVGMTVIGLEVPHVHVHLIPLHTMADANFSKKEELTRELFQEIAYEISRNFKE